From the Coffea eugenioides isolate CCC68of chromosome 1, Ceug_1.0, whole genome shotgun sequence genome, the window GTCATGGCCTGGTACTTTTGCCTGCTGAGACCTGACAGGATCAAGGCCCTGGTGAATATGAGCGTTGTCTTCACCCCTAGGAACCCCAAGAGGAAGCCCTTAGAGGCTATGCGCGCTCGTTTCGGGGACGATTACTACATCTGCAGATTTCAGGTGCTTGCTTCCACTaacaatttcttttctttttcttttttttggcccCTCTTCTTCTGGCGTTAACTTCACTTTTGAAAATTGAAGTCCATTTTTTGTTGTTGATGATTTGCTTAATTTATGGGCCTTTCTTCTGTTCTTGATGTTTCGGTTGTTTTGCTACTGCTAGTCATCTCTTTCTTTTCGGTTAAGCAAAAGATAACAGGGCTGCAAGTACAGATTTTTTAGCTTGTACGTAAGTGCAATATGTCGTTGCTCTGCCTTCTCATAGTCATGCATCTGCACTGAGCAGCAAACTTCTGGTAAGTTAGGATTATTAACATTGTAGAGACACACAGATTAAGGAGAGGCTTATGTGTGCGTGTATTCTATTTTAGGCAAGCTGTTGGGTTTCAAAATGGGCATTGATCATGCTTCATTGATCTAACTCAATGAAAATTTCAGGATTTGGTGCTTTATTGCCTTTAGGTGTCACCTGAGCAAGCCCATATCCGTTTTAGTTAGGATATGGGCTGCCAACTTTATATCACAGGTTTTAGTTAGGTCTGGATGACTATTTATTATCCGTTTGATATCTTCCAGCTGCCAACTTTGGCAGCTGAAAATCTCACCACCTGTCTTCAATTTTGTCCAACCTGCAATGGAGTTTATCTCGATGAAATATCTAATTACCTGCCTTGTCATTTCATTTGTATCCTTGTTTTGTTAGGAGACTGCAGCTTGCAAGAGTTTTGGACGTTAAATGCTTCTTGGTTTAATCATTCAAGAGAGCAAATGCATTGGCCTTCTTTCTACATGATGCTAAATAGaaattcatttcctttcttGATGGTTTTTTCGTGTAGGAACCTGGAGAAGCAGAAGAGGAGTTTGCTCGTGTTGACACAGCAAGGATAATAAAGAAGTTCTTAACATCTCGAAGACCAGGCCCTCTGTGTGTACCTAAAGAGGTAGGATTTGGAGGCTCACCTCATAACCCAATCCAATTGCCCTCTTGGTTATCAGAAGATGATGTCAATTACTTTGCCAGCAAGTTCAGCCAGAAGGGCTTCACAGGTGGATTGAACTACTATCGAGCTATGGATCTGTGAGTTTTTACTCATCAACTCTCTTTTCTTGTCATGAAAACTAATCTTTTATCCTTGTTTACCTCTGAACTCTTCCTTTGCTTTGTTTGTTCTTTCACTTTTCATATAACCATTGACTTGCATTATTGCAAAATTGAGCCTTGAAAGTTAAAAGCCTTCAGTTAAacttgagaaataatatgttGCTGATCAGCTCAAATCAGACTTATGTTGATGTATGCAGTTGTAATATTTCAGCTTCACCTGGTGTATTTGCTACATTAGAACAAAAAGTGAAGATGTTTACTTGCAAAGTTTGGCTTACACTTTTTATTCAACAAAGATGTTCCGTTAGTATCACAGAAGATAACACAGAATTAGGTGCATAATTTTCTTTTGACTGCTGCAGAAATTGGGAGCTCACAGCTCCTTGGACAGGATTGCAAATAAAGGTACCTGTTAAGTTTATTGTGGGAGATCTTGACGCGACTTTCACTACCCCGGGTGTGAAGGAATATATCCAGAAGGGTGGATTTAAAAGAGATGTGCCGTTCTTGCAGGAATTTGTTATAATGGAAGGAGTGGCTCACTTTATTAACCAGGAAAAGCCAGAGGAAGTTAGTGCCCACATCTATGACTTTATCcaaaagttttagtactttttcACCGTTTGCAAATGTCATTTTACTGCATCTCCTAGTTGTGATCTTTTAAAGGTGTAGTGTTTGGAATCGGATATCCTATAAATATCCATGGGACAGTTAACTGTTCCTGGTCAGGA encodes:
- the LOC113765006 gene encoding uncharacterized protein LOC113765006 is translated as MDKIQHRKVPVNGINLHIAEIGDGPAILFLHGFPELWYSWRHQMLSLSAKGYRAIAPDLRGYGDSDAPPSPSNYTALHIVGDLVGLLDSLGLDRVFLVGHDWGAVMAWYFCLLRPDRIKALVNMSVVFTPRNPKRKPLEAMRARFGDDYYICRFQEPGEAEEEFARVDTARIIKKFLTSRRPGPLCVPKEVGFGGSPHNPIQLPSWLSEDDVNYFASKFSQKGFTGGLNYYRAMDLNWELTAPWTGLQIKVPVKFIVGDLDATFTTPGVKEYIQKGGFKRDVPFLQEFVIMEGVAHFINQEKPEEVSAHIYDFIQKF